The Sporomusa termitida genome has a window encoding:
- a CDS encoding ABC transporter permease: MKRKIMLMSPAVFMLIAFGVVPLFIMFYFSFLSNGPHGSFTLQNYTDFFSKELYLKLTAKTVQLSLSVTLICLLVAYPMAYIMAKIIRKGKGLLLLLIIIPFWTSALVRAYSWVNLLRDGGLLEIFLRNLNLIEGSLGLLFTQTAVIIGLVHIYFPYMVITIFMSLEKLDDAILDAAQSLGATPFTTFRKITLPLSKVGILTGSILVFIPCLGSFVEPRILGGVNGSVIGTIIEDQFFEIYGWNFGAAIAFILLAMVLASMGLAARFNKEG, encoded by the coding sequence ATGAAAAGAAAAATTATGCTGATGAGTCCGGCAGTATTTATGCTCATTGCCTTTGGCGTTGTCCCGCTTTTTATTATGTTTTATTTCAGCTTTTTAAGTAATGGCCCGCACGGCAGTTTTACTTTACAAAACTATACTGATTTTTTTTCAAAAGAGCTATATCTGAAGTTAACCGCCAAAACTGTCCAGCTGAGCCTGAGCGTTACCCTGATTTGCCTGCTCGTCGCCTATCCCATGGCGTACATTATGGCCAAGATTATCCGCAAGGGTAAAGGGCTGCTACTGCTGCTGATTATTATTCCCTTCTGGACAAGCGCCCTGGTCCGGGCTTATTCGTGGGTCAATCTGCTGCGTGACGGCGGGCTGCTGGAAATTTTTTTACGCAATCTGAACCTGATTGAGGGCAGTCTGGGGCTTTTATTTACCCAGACCGCGGTTATTATCGGGCTGGTGCATATCTATTTTCCGTATATGGTAATTACTATTTTCATGTCGTTGGAGAAGCTGGATGATGCGATCCTGGATGCCGCCCAAAGTTTAGGGGCTACACCCTTTACCACCTTCCGGAAAATTACCCTGCCTTTGAGTAAAGTGGGAATACTGACAGGTTCAATTCTGGTGTTTATACCCTGTCTGGGCAGCTTTGTCGAACCGAGAATCCTGGGGGGCGTTAATGGCTCGGTCATCGGTACGATTATCGAAGATCAGTTTTTTGAAATCTATGGCTGGAATTTCGGGGCAGCCATTGCTTTTATTCTGCTCGCGATGGTATTGGCGTCGATGGGGCTGGCAGCGAGATTTAACAAGGAGGGTTAA
- a CDS encoding ABC transporter substrate-binding protein → MNKKGFLRKAMVTLLAGIMAVGVAGCGLRSSQPEAGKETKTLVVVNWKDYGSDKAEVVKQFEDKYQCKVVHIYMSSEEELLTKLRTDGVGKIDVVLPNASVLPVAEKENLLAAIDTGKLENYQYIADKFKTLPENSLDGKTYAIPWVWGSTAIAYNSNMIKENVASIHVLWDEKYKGQIGFRDDFNDAVMTAAIALGQNPHKPSDLKAVKAKLLEQKPLNKTYWKTGDEWSKLFANNQIAIGVMWSGQAALMKKEGQPITFVIPREGAIGWVDNWAIVRNAPNEDLAYKFIDFMISKEFQENWAKSGGPAPVNSLATAALDPQLVKDNCMDEASLNKLYFISYQTDEVKKAWNELWQEVKAQ, encoded by the coding sequence ATGAACAAAAAAGGTTTTTTGCGCAAAGCGATGGTAACGCTGCTGGCCGGGATTATGGCCGTGGGGGTTGCCGGCTGCGGCCTGAGGTCAAGCCAGCCGGAAGCGGGTAAAGAGACTAAAACCCTGGTGGTGGTCAACTGGAAAGATTATGGTTCCGACAAAGCCGAGGTTGTTAAACAATTTGAAGACAAGTATCAATGCAAGGTAGTCCATATTTATATGTCTTCGGAAGAGGAATTGTTGACAAAACTAAGAACCGACGGTGTGGGCAAAATTGATGTAGTACTGCCTAATGCTTCCGTGCTGCCGGTTGCTGAAAAAGAAAATCTGCTGGCGGCGATTGATACCGGCAAATTGGAAAACTATCAGTACATAGCCGATAAGTTTAAAACATTGCCGGAGAACAGCCTGGATGGCAAAACTTACGCGATTCCCTGGGTTTGGGGGTCAACGGCTATTGCCTACAACAGCAATATGATCAAGGAAAATGTGGCCAGTATTCATGTGTTATGGGATGAAAAATATAAAGGTCAGATTGGTTTCCGGGATGATTTTAATGATGCGGTCATGACTGCTGCCATCGCTTTAGGGCAGAATCCCCATAAGCCGTCTGATTTAAAGGCTGTTAAAGCGAAGCTGCTGGAGCAAAAACCGCTTAATAAGACCTATTGGAAAACAGGGGATGAGTGGTCTAAGCTTTTTGCCAATAATCAAATTGCCATTGGTGTTATGTGGAGTGGACAGGCAGCTTTAATGAAAAAGGAAGGCCAGCCGATTACATTTGTCATCCCGCGCGAGGGTGCCATTGGCTGGGTGGATAACTGGGCCATTGTCAGGAATGCCCCCAACGAAGACCTGGCTTATAAGTTTATTGATTTTATGATAAGCAAGGAATTTCAGGAAAACTGGGCTAAATCCGGCGGTCCTGCCCCGGTCAACAGCCTGGCGACAGCAGCCCTGGACCCGCAGCTGGTAAAGGATAATTGCATGGATGAAGCATCCCTCAATAAACTGTATTTTATCTCATACCAGACAGACGAAGTGAAAAAGGCTTGGAATGAATTATGGCAGGAAGTAAAAGCCCAGTAA
- a CDS encoding GntR family transcriptional regulator → MREVDEMMLQKNSAIPLYMQLAKIVRDDIVSGVYKEGDLIPSEARMAQKYKITRTTIRRAIADLVNEGLLSQVHGKGTYVCFKEVTYNVWNFGGFTDYIASRAETPYSIVLRKDIITVDNQKYLALDRVRGVQQGAKLIFLTIDYSQIPLALFPGLEQYDFSDSSLYHLMRTQYHIFPKRAELSMNAILGDTVMKETFTIKKDIPLLLASGQIYDRENREIERLRVVYGPNMQFKVVANMEV, encoded by the coding sequence ATGAGAGAAGTTGATGAGATGATGTTGCAAAAAAACAGTGCAATTCCGCTATATATGCAACTGGCGAAAATAGTGCGTGACGATATTGTAAGCGGGGTATATAAAGAGGGCGATCTCATACCGTCGGAAGCCCGGATGGCCCAAAAGTATAAAATAACCAGAACAACAATCCGCCGGGCTATCGCTGATCTTGTTAATGAAGGGTTATTAAGCCAGGTACATGGCAAAGGCACCTATGTGTGCTTTAAAGAAGTAACCTATAATGTTTGGAACTTCGGCGGTTTTACCGACTATATTGCGAGCCGGGCTGAAACCCCGTATTCCATAGTATTGCGCAAAGATATCATTACCGTCGATAATCAAAAATACTTGGCGCTGGACAGAGTAAGAGGGGTACAGCAAGGCGCAAAGCTTATCTTTTTAACCATTGATTACTCGCAGATTCCTTTGGCTTTATTTCCCGGACTGGAGCAGTATGACTTTAGTGACAGCTCCCTTTACCATCTTATGCGCACACAATATCATATTTTTCCTAAACGGGCCGAGTTGTCAATGAATGCAATATTAGGCGACACCGTTATGAAAGAGACCTTTACCATAAAAAAGGATATTCCCCTGTTGCTGGCTTCCGGTCAGATCTATGACAGGGAAAACCGTGAGATTGAGAGGCTGCGGGTTGTTTATGGACCTAATATGCAGTTTAAAGTGGTTGCCAATATGGAAGTATAG
- a CDS encoding sigma-54 interaction domain-containing protein has protein sequence MPQNSITSIQPGYERTSAFPKPKIIFVTDQNGNLLIANTEAALTVGVPMEQLLNLNLSELIHNGTLNTSYTLRAAKNKCVEQGLVKTKFKIETHAISQPVFSPNGELLYLVTTCVATSADRKNPRAGLNLRNSPALKHNIHIAGSTAEDIVAESSTMKNILNQAGNVARLDSPAILYGESGTGKEVLARYIHRHSNRAGGAFMAVNCAALSESLAEAELFGYNKGAFTGANTQGNIGVVEAADGGTLFLDEIAELPLPLQSKLLRVLETGEIRRLGSCVNLTSDFRLIAATNKNLKKMTEDGSFRKDLYYRLHVVDLVLPPLRERPEDIPVLALHFLKKFNAKYNFNIALDNGVLAAFQSYDWPGNVRELRNAVEKYIVLGLQDKPAQIPLTLSAAGRQLKQSQFAIAAEGQGSLKQAMHQFEEQYIYSILKACNFRTGEAANRLGICRTVLYRKLKTFTGCTKLKDG, from the coding sequence ATGCCGCAAAATTCAATTACCTCAATCCAGCCGGGGTATGAAAGAACATCTGCATTTCCCAAACCCAAAATCATCTTTGTTACCGATCAGAATGGGAATCTACTTATCGCCAATACCGAGGCCGCCTTAACGGTTGGCGTACCGATGGAGCAGCTTCTGAATCTAAATCTTAGCGAACTTATACATAACGGTACACTTAATACTTCTTACACCTTACGTGCCGCCAAAAATAAATGCGTTGAACAAGGCCTGGTTAAAACAAAATTTAAAATCGAAACCCATGCTATCAGCCAGCCTGTTTTTAGTCCTAACGGCGAATTGCTATATCTGGTAACAACCTGTGTTGCAACCTCAGCTGACAGGAAGAACCCCCGTGCCGGCTTAAACTTAAGAAACAGCCCGGCTCTGAAGCATAATATACATATTGCCGGCTCCACGGCAGAGGATATTGTTGCTGAAAGCAGTACTATGAAAAACATTTTGAATCAGGCTGGAAATGTGGCCAGATTAGACAGTCCGGCCATTCTTTACGGCGAATCAGGCACCGGCAAAGAGGTGCTGGCCCGCTATATCCACCGCCACAGCAATCGCGCCGGCGGCGCTTTTATGGCCGTAAACTGTGCGGCCTTATCGGAATCACTGGCCGAAGCCGAGCTGTTTGGCTATAATAAAGGCGCCTTTACCGGTGCCAATACCCAGGGCAATATCGGCGTAGTAGAGGCTGCCGACGGGGGAACTTTATTCCTGGACGAAATTGCTGAATTACCCCTGCCGTTGCAGTCCAAATTGTTGCGGGTACTGGAGACAGGCGAAATCCGCCGGTTAGGCAGTTGTGTTAATCTCACCAGCGATTTCCGGCTGATTGCCGCCACAAACAAGAATTTAAAAAAGATGACCGAGGATGGATCATTCCGCAAAGACCTTTATTACCGCCTGCATGTCGTAGATTTAGTGCTGCCGCCGTTACGGGAAAGACCGGAAGACATCCCGGTGCTGGCTTTGCACTTTTTAAAAAAGTTTAATGCAAAATATAATTTTAACATCGCCCTGGACAACGGTGTGCTGGCCGCCTTCCAGAGCTATGACTGGCCGGGAAATGTAAGAGAGCTGCGTAATGCTGTAGAAAAATACATCGTTTTGGGCCTGCAGGATAAGCCGGCTCAGATTCCGCTAACCTTGTCAGCTGCCGGCCGGCAGCTGAAGCAGTCCCAGTTTGCCATAGCCGCTGAAGGCCAGGGCTCACTAAAACAAGCCATGCATCAGTTTGAGGAACAATATATTTACAGCATTTTAAAAGCCTGCAACTTCCGTACAGGCGAAGCCGCCAACCGCCTCGGTATTTGCCGCACGGTGCTCTACCGGAAACTGAAAACATTTACAGGCTGCACCAAGCTGAAAGATGGCTAA
- a CDS encoding AAA family ATPase: MTFIVGDNGTGKSTLLEAIAVAWGFNAEGGTVNFNFTTQASHSELHEYIRLVKGTKRPRDGFFLRAESFYNLATTIEQLDSAGGPGGRIIAAYGGKSLHQMSHGESFFAVFQNRLGGNGLYILDEPEAALSPVRQMALLTRMHELVRQNSQLIIATHSPIIMAYPYSQIIQLTQSGICRLEYEQTEHYSIMKEFTNNRSKMLKILLDE; this comes from the coding sequence ATAACCTTTATTGTCGGCGACAATGGCACCGGCAAATCAACCTTGCTTGAGGCTATCGCGGTTGCCTGGGGTTTTAACGCCGAAGGCGGAACCGTTAATTTTAATTTTACTACCCAGGCTTCTCACTCTGAGCTCCATGAATACATCCGGCTGGTTAAAGGCACGAAACGCCCCCGGGACGGCTTTTTTCTCCGGGCCGAGAGCTTTTATAATTTAGCGACAACGATTGAACAACTGGATTCGGCCGGCGGACCGGGAGGGCGGATCATTGCTGCCTATGGTGGCAAATCGCTGCATCAGATGTCACATGGCGAATCCTTTTTTGCGGTGTTTCAAAACAGATTGGGCGGCAACGGGCTGTACATTCTGGATGAACCGGAAGCGGCCTTGTCCCCGGTGCGGCAAATGGCGCTGCTTACGCGTATGCACGAACTGGTTCGGCAGAATTCGCAGCTTATTATTGCCACCCATTCGCCGATTATTATGGCCTATCCCTACAGCCAGATTATACAGCTTACGCAGTCCGGCATCTGCCGGCTGGAGTATGAGCAAACAGAGCATTATTCCATTATGAAAGAGTTTACGAATAACCGTAGTAAAATGCTAAAGATCTTATTGGACGAGTAA
- a CDS encoding secondary thiamine-phosphate synthase enzyme YjbQ — protein MEQFSLDTPQEGFIDITGKVRSLVRQSRITAGLCQIFVPHTTAGVTVNENADPDVAADMLAALAQMVPKLAYRHREGNSPAHVKSSLVGCSITVPVLDNNLRLGTWQGIYFCEFDGPRRRCVWVQLIGG, from the coding sequence ATGGAACAATTTAGCCTGGACACCCCCCAAGAAGGGTTTATCGATATTACCGGCAAGGTGAGGTCCCTTGTCCGGCAAAGCCGGATTACAGCAGGCCTTTGCCAGATATTTGTTCCTCATACTACAGCCGGCGTAACTGTTAATGAGAATGCCGATCCGGATGTGGCCGCCGACATGCTGGCAGCCTTGGCGCAAATGGTTCCTAAGCTGGCCTATCGCCACCGCGAAGGCAATTCCCCTGCTCATGTTAAAAGCTCACTGGTGGGTTGTTCGATCACGGTGCCGGTTCTGGATAATAATTTGCGCCTGGGGACCTGGCAGGGAATTTATTTCTGCGAATTTGACGGGCCGCGCCGGCGTTGTGTTTGGGTGCAGCTGATAGGGGGATAG
- a CDS encoding MGMT family protein, producing MSFNAKVYELVRLIPEGKVASYGQIAFMAGSWRASRAVGYALHRNPYQGKVPCHRVVFKDGRLAAGFIFGGQDVQRLLLEGEGVEFTADGRVDMTKCCWQS from the coding sequence ATGAGTTTTAATGCTAAGGTTTATGAACTTGTTCGTTTAATTCCGGAAGGAAAAGTAGCCTCTTATGGCCAAATTGCTTTTATGGCCGGGAGCTGGCGGGCTTCCCGGGCGGTTGGTTATGCACTGCACCGCAATCCGTACCAGGGCAAGGTCCCCTGCCACCGGGTGGTTTTTAAAGATGGCCGGCTTGCTGCCGGCTTTATATTTGGCGGCCAGGATGTGCAACGGCTGCTGCTGGAGGGCGAAGGTGTCGAATTTACCGCCGATGGCCGGGTGGATATGACTAAATGCTGCTGGCAGTCCTGA
- a CDS encoding ferritin-like domain-containing protein — MTQEEYAAILKLAIANEADAYEFYKGVSERAADTVIQKMFSQLAAEEQGHQKLLAGFLAGNCTSLHFHESADYKISETVDKPKLSLSMKPADAIALAMKNEEEAMNMYADFANASADPGQKKIFQELSAMEKNHKTKLEEYYVNIAYAEVW, encoded by the coding sequence ATGACACAGGAAGAATATGCGGCAATATTAAAACTGGCTATCGCCAATGAAGCGGATGCTTACGAGTTTTACAAAGGCGTCTCGGAAAGAGCAGCCGACACTGTCATTCAAAAAATGTTCAGCCAATTGGCAGCCGAAGAGCAGGGCCATCAAAAACTTCTGGCCGGTTTTCTGGCCGGAAACTGTACCAGCCTGCATTTTCACGAGTCTGCTGACTACAAGATCTCCGAAACGGTAGACAAACCAAAACTTTCCCTGTCTATGAAACCGGCGGATGCGATTGCTTTGGCAATGAAAAATGAAGAAGAGGCAATGAACATGTATGCCGATTTTGCCAATGCCAGTGCCGACCCGGGTCAGAAAAAAATATTTCAGGAATTGTCCGCAATGGAGAAAAACCACAAAACTAAATTGGAAGAATACTATGTGAATATTGCTTATGCTGAGGTATGGTAA
- a CDS encoding redox-sensing transcriptional repressor Rex: protein MRFAKNEIPKSTINRIAKYYAILLQLRSEDKIICTSEDLGRRMSVPSSLVRKDLGNFGEFGTKGVGYRVHYMIWRIEQILGYRAAWNAVIIGSCMPALTLLTASSIFPPGIHIAAVCDLEKDNPGVPVGGGSELATESFANINAIVQQRNIIMGIMAVEQSKSQQVANKLVEAGVTGIANLSSIPVLVPKHILLVEVNIASWLSQITYSLNGIIKNDFLAGKPYIESFS, encoded by the coding sequence ATGCGATTTGCCAAAAATGAAATACCGAAAAGCACCATTAATAGGATAGCAAAATATTATGCAATTTTGCTGCAACTGCGTAGTGAAGATAAAATCATCTGTACCTCCGAAGACCTGGGACGACGCATGAGTGTTCCCTCTTCGCTTGTCCGCAAAGATCTTGGTAACTTTGGAGAGTTCGGCACAAAAGGAGTCGGTTACCGGGTTCACTACATGATATGGCGGATTGAACAGATCCTGGGTTACAGAGCTGCGTGGAATGCAGTAATCATCGGGTCGTGCATGCCGGCCTTAACCCTGCTCACAGCCAGCAGTATCTTCCCGCCGGGAATTCATATTGCCGCAGTTTGTGATCTGGAAAAAGACAATCCGGGAGTACCTGTCGGCGGCGGTTCGGAATTGGCAACCGAATCATTTGCTAATATTAACGCTATTGTTCAGCAGCGAAATATTATTATGGGTATTATGGCGGTGGAGCAAAGCAAAAGCCAGCAGGTTGCCAACAAGCTGGTAGAAGCGGGGGTTACCGGTATTGCCAATCTTTCGTCTATCCCCGTTTTAGTTCCGAAGCATATCCTGCTGGTGGAAGTGAATATTGCTTCCTGGCTAAGCCAGATTACCTATAGCTTGAATGGTATTATAAAAAACGATTTTTTGGCAGGAAAACCCTACATAGAATCTTTTTCATAA
- a CDS encoding GNAT family N-acetyltransferase, giving the protein MIRSAGPGDLAAIQEIYNEAIINTTAVYDYKPYTMAARTLWYEDKVNAGLPVLVYEEGNLVVGFATFGPFRAKPAYKYTIEHSVYVHNKHRGKHIGTILMQELIKLANAQGYATMVAGIDASNLGSRTMHEKMGFCFSGTIHKAGYKFGRWLDLSFYQYKLAGPDKPTEE; this is encoded by the coding sequence ATGATTCGTAGTGCCGGGCCTGGTGATTTAGCTGCTATCCAGGAAATTTATAATGAGGCGATCATTAATACGACGGCAGTTTATGATTATAAACCTTATACCATGGCAGCGAGAACATTATGGTATGAGGATAAGGTGAATGCCGGTTTGCCTGTGCTTGTGTACGAAGAAGGCAATCTTGTTGTCGGCTTTGCAACCTTTGGGCCGTTTAGGGCTAAACCGGCCTATAAGTATACAATAGAACATTCGGTCTATGTCCATAATAAGCACCGGGGAAAACATATCGGCACTATTCTCATGCAGGAATTGATAAAGCTTGCCAACGCTCAGGGGTATGCGACGATGGTGGCCGGCATCGACGCCAGCAACTTGGGCAGCAGAACCATGCATGAAAAAATGGGCTTCTGTTTTTCCGGCACGATCCACAAAGCCGGTTATAAATTTGGCAGATGGCTGGATTTAAGTTTTTATCAATATAAGCTGGCAGGTCCGGACAAACCGACAGAGGAATAA
- a CDS encoding nitrogenase component 1, giving the protein MAGKERWDNVCTEGNTCALTGAAAFFAGIPDAAMVVNGPLWCYFYALRYLEKSCPNISNRLFCTQTDHTAVVYGTEEYLLEVLQSLRQSSRPAVLLIENSCAVSLIGDDLAGIAAQADMPCPVVCMDSGGLIGGFWEGYRTAAKAYLAAMPLKSRGQVEPHTVNLLGGTAGYYNAANDIQELQRILELAGYQVLACPGAGSSTEEIAAMTRAELNLVIHQELGQDMALFLQREYGMPYLALLPPYGLEGSRLWLKTIGQTLGRGEQSLPAVQREIDSLYGRLRPATRELQRQWGELWFERTLIAAPSSVAFGLAQALYTEWADTGPLTVVAQGGIPSYPAPTGLDTLLDGQTDSPAVARQLAAMRAGLLLASSNETAILQQRAAPAVICQNIALPVYDEVILTELPFMGLRGACHMTERLWNQYIRCCLGGK; this is encoded by the coding sequence ATGGCTGGTAAAGAGCGATGGGACAATGTGTGCACCGAGGGTAATACCTGCGCGTTAACCGGCGCGGCAGCTTTTTTTGCCGGCATCCCCGATGCCGCGATGGTGGTTAACGGACCGCTGTGGTGTTATTTTTATGCCCTCCGGTATCTGGAAAAATCCTGCCCCAACATAAGTAACCGGCTTTTTTGCACACAGACTGATCATACGGCCGTTGTTTATGGCACGGAAGAGTATCTGCTGGAGGTATTGCAGTCTCTGCGTCAGTCATCCCGCCCAGCGGTACTGCTAATTGAAAATAGCTGCGCCGTCAGTCTCATTGGTGACGATCTCGCCGGGATTGCTGCGCAGGCGGATATGCCCTGCCCGGTGGTATGCATGGACAGCGGTGGTTTGATAGGCGGTTTCTGGGAGGGCTACCGGACAGCCGCCAAGGCGTACCTAGCCGCAATGCCGCTTAAATCACGCGGGCAAGTAGAGCCGCACACCGTGAATTTGCTGGGGGGCACCGCCGGTTATTATAACGCGGCCAATGATATACAGGAACTACAGCGGATACTGGAACTGGCCGGGTACCAAGTACTGGCCTGTCCGGGAGCGGGAAGCAGCACGGAAGAAATAGCCGCGATGACGCGGGCCGAATTAAACCTTGTCATTCACCAAGAACTGGGACAGGATATGGCGCTATTTTTGCAGCGGGAATACGGCATGCCCTATTTGGCGCTGCTGCCGCCTTATGGCCTGGAAGGCTCTCGGCTCTGGCTGAAAACAATCGGCCAGACGCTGGGGCGGGGCGAACAGAGCCTCCCCGCCGTGCAACGGGAAATAGACAGCCTGTATGGCCGGCTCCGCCCGGCTACGCGGGAGCTGCAGCGGCAGTGGGGCGAACTGTGGTTTGAACGCACCCTGATTGCCGCCCCTTCTTCGGTGGCTTTTGGCCTGGCCCAGGCGCTCTACACCGAGTGGGCGGACACCGGCCCGCTTACCGTTGTGGCGCAGGGCGGGATACCGTCTTATCCTGCGCCGACCGGCCTCGATACCCTTCTGGACGGGCAAACCGACAGCCCGGCCGTCGCCCGGCAGCTGGCCGCAATGAGGGCCGGACTGCTGCTGGCCAGCAGCAATGAAACAGCCATTCTGCAGCAGCGGGCGGCGCCGGCTGTGATTTGTCAGAACATCGCCCTGCCCGTGTACGATGAAGTTATTTTGACGGAGCTGCCGTTTATGGGCCTGCGCGGCGCCTGTCACATGACCGAGCGATTGTGGAATCAGTATATTCGTTGTTGTCTGGGCGGGAAGTGA
- a CDS encoding nitrogenase component 1 has protein sequence MAISKRYIVTSKREYSYSCSLPGVWRAVAHNEGAVVIYHSPKACGHIARQMEVGGYYYALARQAVGPTQYTAPLITSNLREEHSIFGGTDQLRQCVDSVVERYKPEYIMLANSCVAGVIGDDTPAVAREAERDWGIPVLTIPCSGFLDGEYHGGFYYTAKALADRFMEPQPTCAAQISLLGDCGGPAGAYAKEIAALLQPFDLQVHCRFPGYASLAELRRVPASSLCLPLGGSPHAYSYMRRLAADLQEKFGIPFLDRDYPVGWQGTKTWLKELGEAVGQAGKAVLAEAAQAERLHQQAAPARAALQTMKVVLCIGRPLLPFELDWIFELLDLAGVKPAGVVLFSSLTGEQSEALRQALNKHTVSPVVEEQAGGAMIQAAGLLVTTHELEDETKRQLFLPMLPPLGVGGLITLLRKLARLAKRSRQQGGVIYGW, from the coding sequence ATGGCGATAAGTAAGCGCTATATAGTAACATCGAAGCGAGAATACAGCTATAGCTGCAGCCTGCCGGGCGTCTGGCGGGCAGTGGCGCATAACGAAGGCGCTGTGGTGATCTATCACAGTCCCAAAGCCTGCGGCCACATCGCACGCCAGATGGAGGTAGGCGGCTATTACTATGCTCTGGCCCGGCAGGCCGTAGGGCCGACGCAATATACGGCGCCATTGATCACCAGCAATTTGCGGGAAGAACACTCCATCTTTGGCGGCACAGACCAATTGCGCCAGTGTGTTGATTCTGTCGTGGAGCGGTACAAGCCTGAGTATATTATGCTTGCCAATTCCTGTGTGGCCGGAGTGATCGGTGATGATACCCCGGCCGTCGCCCGTGAAGCCGAGCGGGACTGGGGCATACCGGTGCTGACGATACCCTGCAGCGGTTTTTTGGACGGGGAATATCATGGCGGCTTTTACTATACTGCCAAAGCCCTGGCTGACCGGTTTATGGAACCGCAGCCCACCTGCGCGGCGCAGATTTCTCTCTTAGGCGACTGCGGCGGCCCTGCCGGCGCGTATGCCAAAGAGATCGCGGCATTGCTGCAGCCTTTTGATTTGCAGGTTCACTGCCGGTTTCCGGGCTATGCCTCGCTGGCAGAGCTGCGGCGTGTGCCGGCCTCGTCCCTTTGCCTCCCCCTGGGAGGCAGCCCGCATGCCTATTCCTACATGCGCCGGCTGGCCGCCGATTTGCAGGAAAAGTTCGGGATTCCCTTTCTTGACCGCGATTATCCGGTGGGCTGGCAGGGAACGAAAACCTGGCTTAAGGAGCTGGGCGAGGCGGTAGGTCAGGCCGGGAAAGCAGTGCTGGCCGAGGCGGCGCAGGCGGAGCGGCTGCACCAACAAGCCGCCCCGGCCCGTGCTGCTCTACAGACTATGAAGGTGGTGCTCTGTATCGGCCGTCCGCTTCTCCCGTTTGAGCTGGACTGGATATTTGAATTGCTTGATTTGGCCGGCGTGAAGCCGGCGGGAGTCGTCTTGTTCAGCAGCCTTACCGGCGAGCAGAGCGAGGCTTTGCGGCAAGCACTGAACAAACATACGGTGTCGCCCGTTGTCGAGGAACAGGCGGGCGGCGCCATGATCCAAGCGGCAGGCCTCTTGGTTACAACGCACGAACTGGAAGACGAAACCAAGCGGCAGCTTTTTCTGCCCATGCTGCCGCCGCTGGGAGTAGGCGGCCTGATTACCCTGCTGCGTAAACTGGCGCGGCTGGCCAAACGGTCCCGGCAGCAGGGAGGAGTCATCTATGGCTGGTAA